One stretch of Balneola sp. MJW-20 DNA includes these proteins:
- the nifJ gene encoding pyruvate:ferredoxin (flavodoxin) oxidoreductase — protein sequence MKTTPEIRTMDGNEAAAHVAFKTNEVIAIYPITPASPMGELADSWSVHKKKNIWGDIPRIIEMQSEGGAAGAVHGSLQVGALTTTFTASQGLLLMMPNMYKIAGELTPTVFHIAARSVATQALSIFGDHTDVMGIRSTGWGMLFANNVQEVMDFSLIAQSSTIQSRIPFLHIFDGFRTSHEISKIKVLTDYTIRNMIDDQAIAEHRKRGMNPDAPFIRGTAQNPDVFFQGRETVNPYYLATPEIVINAFRKFEELTGRRYDLFQYEGAPDAERVIIIMGSGADTVHETVNYLNKQDEKVGVLKVRLFRPFSVEHLINALPDTLKSVAVLDRTKEPGSTGEPLYQDVISAFIEDQSSDKPKFSKIPKIIGGRYGLSSKEFDPAMVQGIFKELEKVKPKGHFTIGINDDVTHTSLNYDRHFDIESDKTIRAVFWGLGSDGTVGANKNTIKIIGEETDQFVQGYFVYDSKKSGARTISHLRFGDRPLNTPYLIKSANFVGVHQFGFLQRYDTLALAAEGATVLINSPFGPDEVWDQLPLKVQQQIIYKKLKLYVIDAYKVAQESNLGVRINTVMQTCFFAVSNVLPTDQAIHKVKEYIKKTYGKRGQIVIDMNNKAVDLSIENLHEVSTPDTADSDITSNGTISKEAPEFVQKVIAEIINGNGDHLPVSALPADGTYPCGTTKWEKRDIAMDIPIWDPDICIQCGKCVMVCPHAVIRSKVVEPDLLNDAPTGFKSSDAKWKNLKGQQYTLQISVDDCTGCTLCVEACPVKDKTNVSRKAINMAPKAETQDQDRENWNFFTKLPEFRELDHEDMGFTKTKDVQLLEPYFEFSGACAGCGETPYLSLLTRLFGDRMIVANATGCSSIYGGNLPTTPWSCNSEGQGPAWNNSLFEDNAEFGLGMRLAADQQEAIAHNLLWRNRGKAFPESLVDQLVRATQNTPEEIKAQKHRIEDLEKRLATKSDPLSNRLKGYIHALSKKSVWIIGGDGWAYDIGFGGLDHVLASGLNVNVLVMDTEVYSNTGGQASKATGLGAIAKFAAGGKPTPKKDLGKLAMSYGYIYVAQVAMGSDENQLIKAMREAESYHGPSLIIAYSHCIAHGIDMAKGMNQQELATMSGYWPLYRFDPRRKDEGLNPLQIDSKPPKIRVKDYAYNEQRYKMLQRMDAHRARDLMSAAQDWVNDQWNSLVEMAKEPVVETENNEEENV from the coding sequence ATGAAAACGACTCCAGAGATCCGAACGATGGATGGCAATGAGGCAGCTGCACACGTTGCATTTAAAACCAATGAGGTTATAGCAATCTATCCTATCACTCCCGCTTCACCGATGGGTGAACTCGCAGATTCGTGGAGTGTTCATAAAAAAAAGAATATCTGGGGTGATATCCCCCGCATCATAGAAATGCAGTCGGAGGGCGGTGCTGCAGGTGCGGTTCATGGCTCACTGCAGGTTGGTGCTCTGACCACAACTTTTACCGCGAGTCAGGGCTTACTACTTATGATGCCTAATATGTATAAGATCGCAGGTGAGCTGACACCTACTGTTTTTCATATTGCTGCCCGTTCTGTAGCAACTCAGGCCCTTTCTATTTTTGGCGATCATACCGATGTAATGGGGATACGGTCAACCGGCTGGGGAATGCTTTTTGCCAACAATGTGCAGGAAGTTATGGATTTTTCCCTCATCGCTCAAAGTTCGACCATCCAATCCAGGATCCCATTCCTGCATATATTTGACGGATTCAGGACTTCTCACGAGATCTCAAAGATCAAGGTGCTAACGGATTATACTATCCGGAATATGATCGACGATCAGGCTATTGCAGAGCATCGTAAGCGGGGAATGAACCCTGACGCTCCCTTTATAAGGGGCACGGCACAAAACCCGGATGTATTCTTCCAAGGGCGTGAAACTGTAAATCCCTATTACCTGGCTACCCCTGAAATCGTTATCAATGCTTTCAGAAAATTTGAAGAACTCACCGGACGAAGATATGATCTCTTCCAGTATGAAGGTGCTCCTGATGCTGAACGTGTCATTATTATTATGGGCTCCGGTGCAGACACAGTGCATGAAACTGTTAACTATCTGAATAAACAGGATGAAAAGGTTGGAGTTCTAAAAGTAAGATTGTTCCGTCCCTTCTCCGTTGAACATCTGATCAATGCGCTGCCTGATACCCTAAAATCAGTCGCTGTCCTGGACCGGACCAAAGAACCCGGAAGTACCGGAGAACCACTCTATCAGGACGTCATATCTGCTTTTATAGAAGATCAGTCTTCTGATAAACCTAAATTCAGCAAGATTCCTAAGATCATTGGCGGACGATACGGATTGTCATCCAAGGAATTCGATCCGGCTATGGTTCAGGGTATTTTCAAAGAACTGGAAAAAGTTAAGCCTAAGGGTCATTTCACGATCGGGATCAATGATGATGTCACTCATACCTCGCTAAACTATGATCGTCATTTCGATATCGAGTCAGATAAGACCATCAGAGCGGTTTTCTGGGGACTGGGATCTGACGGAACTGTGGGTGCCAATAAGAACACTATTAAAATTATAGGTGAAGAGACCGATCAGTTTGTTCAGGGTTATTTTGTTTATGATTCCAAGAAATCCGGAGCACGAACCATTTCACACCTTCGCTTCGGCGACCGTCCGCTCAATACGCCGTATCTCATCAAAAGTGCTAATTTTGTGGGTGTTCACCAGTTTGGTTTCCTTCAGCGGTATGATACTCTTGCTTTAGCCGCCGAGGGTGCTACAGTTTTGATCAACTCGCCTTTTGGTCCCGATGAAGTATGGGACCAGCTGCCATTGAAAGTCCAGCAGCAGATCATCTATAAAAAGCTGAAGCTATATGTGATCGATGCTTATAAAGTTGCTCAGGAATCAAATCTTGGGGTTCGTATCAATACTGTGATGCAGACCTGCTTCTTCGCTGTTTCTAATGTGCTGCCAACCGATCAAGCCATACATAAGGTCAAGGAATACATTAAGAAGACCTATGGTAAGAGAGGACAGATCGTGATCGACATGAACAATAAAGCAGTCGACCTGTCTATTGAGAATCTTCATGAAGTCAGTACTCCTGATACTGCAGATTCTGACATCACTTCAAATGGCACCATATCAAAAGAAGCTCCGGAGTTTGTCCAGAAGGTTATTGCGGAGATCATAAACGGCAACGGTGATCACCTTCCTGTCAGTGCTCTTCCTGCAGATGGAACCTATCCCTGCGGAACCACAAAATGGGAAAAGAGAGATATTGCCATGGATATTCCGATCTGGGACCCCGATATCTGTATTCAATGCGGTAAATGTGTTATGGTTTGCCCGCATGCCGTGATCCGCTCCAAAGTAGTTGAACCCGATCTGCTTAATGATGCTCCTACTGGTTTTAAATCATCCGACGCAAAGTGGAAAAACCTTAAAGGACAGCAATACACTTTACAGATCTCAGTCGATGACTGTACCGGTTGCACCCTTTGCGTGGAAGCATGTCCGGTGAAAGATAAGACCAATGTAAGTCGTAAAGCCATCAATATGGCTCCCAAGGCTGAAACACAGGATCAAGATCGTGAGAACTGGAATTTCTTTACTAAACTTCCTGAATTCCGTGAGCTGGATCATGAAGACATGGGATTCACCAAGACCAAGGATGTACAATTACTGGAACCATACTTTGAGTTTTCAGGCGCCTGCGCCGGTTGTGGCGAGACTCCTTACCTGAGTCTTCTCACCCGACTGTTTGGCGATCGCATGATCGTGGCTAATGCCACCGGATGTTCCAGTATCTATGGAGGCAATCTGCCAACCACACCATGGAGCTGTAACTCTGAGGGACAAGGTCCGGCCTGGAATAACTCACTGTTTGAAGACAATGCCGAGTTTGGACTGGGTATGCGTCTTGCCGCTGATCAACAGGAGGCAATCGCCCATAATCTGCTGTGGAGAAACCGGGGTAAAGCATTTCCGGAAAGCCTGGTAGACCAATTGGTACGTGCTACCCAGAATACTCCTGAAGAGATCAAAGCACAGAAACACCGGATCGAGGATCTGGAAAAGAGACTGGCTACCAAATCAGATCCATTGTCGAATCGCCTCAAGGGATATATCCATGCTCTTTCCAAGAAATCAGTCTGGATTATTGGCGGAGACGGATGGGCTTACGATATCGGGTTCGGAGGGCTGGATCATGTACTGGCCTCAGGACTCAATGTAAACGTACTGGTGATGGATACCGAAGTGTATTCCAATACCGGCGGTCAGGCATCTAAAGCAACCGGTTTGGGAGCTATTGCCAAGTTTGCTGCTGGCGGCAAACCTACTCCTAAGAAGGATCTCGGTAAACTGGCAATGTCATATGGTTATATTTACGTAGCTCAGGTGGCGATGGGATCAGATGAAAATCAGCTGATCAAAGCCATGAGGGAAGCTGAATCCTATCACGGACCTTCACTTATCATTGCTTACAGTCATTGTATAGCACATGGTATAGATATGGCTAAAGGAATGAACCAGCAGGAATTGGCAACGATGTCTGGTTACTGGCCACTATATCGTTTTGATCCGAGAAGAAAGGATGAGGGACTTAATCCATTGCAGATTGATTCCAAGCCGCCGAAGATCCGTGTTAAGGACTATGCATATAATGAGCAGCGCTACAAAATGCTGCAGAGAATGGATGCCCACAGAGCGCGCGACCTGATGTCTGCAGCTCAGGACTGGGTAAATGATCAGTGGAACTCACTGGTCGAAATGGCAAAAGAACCGGTTGTAGAAACCGAAAACAACGAGGAGGAAAATGTATGA
- a CDS encoding ATP-dependent DNA ligase → MNEQLNSFYRLAITAQRINETRGTNAKIRICKEYFQGLENDNDLSLAAQFLGEGAFPDVSGKRASVGSRTTSLLAAEICGIDYDLVFKPSRTATGSSSETIEKLFLNIDKARAFWSPSGLSLSEVSEYFEQLYKVSSRDDKQQILREAWSQMHPVEVKYFIRILGQGSLRIGFETRSVVNAIASAFSKEADEVRYAHMITGSLGKTAVLAREDKLDNASFRLFHPLSFMLASPIESRAVSKYEHYVAEEKFDGMRCQVHVSGNEVRLFSRDLNDITHSYPEVIDFFKERDIPDVVLDGEICVYKDETILPFQLLQKRMGLKKPSAKILEKYPVLLVSYDLLYHDDRPVFEHTLSERRSILEQLAADCGLPVTTQVQVKDEEHIEELFERALAHGNEGLMLKKKHSTYEYGQRKKSWLKVKKPGGSLDTVMMYAHAGSGKRGGKYSDFTLGISVKDDERYEEEFIPIGKAYGGYSDEELDMLNKRIKEITVERYGPTLGLLPDIVIELEFDDIQENKRTKANYTLRLPRFKAIRWDLSPSDVDTLSDVERMYQQKIDQERKRQESNPSFVFGSKSI, encoded by the coding sequence ATGAATGAACAATTAAATTCTTTTTACCGCCTTGCGATTACTGCGCAAAGGATCAACGAGACCCGAGGGACTAATGCCAAGATCCGGATCTGTAAAGAGTATTTTCAGGGGCTGGAGAATGATAATGACCTCAGTCTGGCCGCTCAGTTTCTCGGTGAAGGGGCTTTTCCCGATGTGAGCGGAAAGCGGGCTTCTGTCGGTTCCCGCACAACCTCCCTGCTGGCTGCCGAGATCTGCGGTATTGATTATGACCTCGTCTTCAAACCTTCCCGTACAGCGACCGGTTCATCTTCAGAGACCATCGAAAAACTGTTCCTGAATATAGATAAGGCAAGGGCTTTCTGGTCCCCTTCAGGACTGAGCCTGTCTGAGGTCAGTGAATATTTTGAGCAACTTTATAAGGTCTCTTCCAGAGATGATAAGCAGCAGATCCTTCGAGAGGCATGGTCACAAATGCATCCGGTAGAGGTAAAGTATTTCATCAGGATCCTGGGACAGGGATCCCTGCGCATTGGTTTCGAGACCCGCTCGGTCGTAAATGCTATTGCCTCAGCATTCAGTAAAGAAGCTGATGAAGTTCGTTATGCACATATGATCACAGGGAGCCTTGGTAAAACAGCCGTTCTCGCCCGTGAAGATAAGCTGGATAATGCCAGCTTCCGGCTCTTCCATCCGCTCTCATTTATGCTGGCTTCACCCATTGAAAGCAGAGCTGTAAGTAAATACGAACATTATGTAGCCGAGGAAAAGTTTGACGGTATGAGGTGTCAGGTTCACGTTTCCGGAAACGAGGTCCGACTGTTCTCAAGAGACCTTAACGACATCACCCATTCTTATCCTGAAGTGATCGACTTTTTCAAAGAAAGGGATATTCCTGATGTGGTACTCGACGGAGAGATCTGTGTTTATAAAGATGAGACCATATTGCCTTTCCAGCTCCTGCAAAAACGCATGGGACTTAAAAAACCATCTGCTAAGATCCTTGAGAAGTACCCCGTCCTATTGGTTTCCTATGACCTGCTTTATCATGACGACCGTCCGGTCTTTGAGCATACCCTCTCCGAGCGGCGCAGCATCCTTGAACAGCTCGCTGCAGATTGCGGGCTGCCAGTCACCACCCAGGTGCAAGTTAAAGATGAAGAACATATAGAAGAACTGTTCGAAAGAGCCCTTGCTCATGGAAATGAAGGGTTAATGCTTAAAAAGAAGCACTCAACTTACGAATACGGTCAGAGAAAGAAGTCCTGGTTAAAAGTAAAGAAACCTGGTGGATCATTAGATACAGTCATGATGTATGCTCATGCAGGAAGCGGAAAGCGCGGGGGAAAGTACTCCGATTTTACTCTTGGCATCTCCGTAAAGGATGATGAACGCTATGAAGAAGAGTTCATACCTATTGGTAAAGCATATGGCGGTTATTCTGACGAAGAACTTGACATGCTTAACAAAAGGATCAAAGAGATCACTGTAGAACGTTACGGCCCGACTTTGGGACTCCTGCCAGACATTGTTATCGAACTGGAATTTGATGACATACAGGAAAATAAGCGGACCAAAGCTAACTATACACTGCGCTTACCCCGCTTCAAAGCAATTCGTTGGGACCTTAGTCCTTCAGATGTTGATACCCTCAGTGACGTGGAGCGGATGTACCAGCAAAAGATCGATCAGGAGCGAAAGCGGCAGGAAAGCAATCCTTCCTTCGTATTCGGATCTAAAAGTATCTGA
- a CDS encoding efflux RND transporter periplasmic adaptor subunit codes for MKKLTNNKNIFAIIVSMGILMGCSGSDEGNNSYRSDSTVIPSVEAVQARFGSLPLVERFSGNVRSENQVALFPEITAKIEEVYAENGDYVEKGDVIIRLNDDQLNQQLQQAEAGLKINEARLKQADASLGQLNAQYKRTKQLADKELSSDLELEQLQARVASAEADVELAKAQLDQSRALVEERRSQLERTLIKAPISGNLGQRNAEIGMMASPSTQLFLIGDLSKLRVEIVLTESMLNKIDVGQRARILTTDRNGQDQYIDAKVSRISPFLNEITRSTEGIIEVDNKNGLLRPGMFVPVDVYFGESEQATLIPVSALYTDPNTGEEGIFVATSLGSEIQTVSDNGNNSSSNVLTEATPVKFTPIDVIARGRMELGVAGVESGKWIVTIGQDLLSEGRKQARIRTMSWDRIVKLQNLQREDLLKEVMEQRSNNEEQVSL; via the coding sequence ATGAAAAAACTGACCAACAACAAAAATATATTTGCGATAATAGTATCGATGGGGATACTGATGGGATGCTCAGGATCTGATGAGGGAAATAACTCATACAGATCAGATAGCACGGTCATTCCTTCTGTAGAAGCAGTACAGGCACGCTTCGGATCTCTGCCTCTGGTTGAGAGATTCAGTGGCAATGTACGATCCGAAAACCAGGTTGCCCTGTTTCCTGAAATTACGGCCAAGATCGAAGAAGTATATGCCGAAAACGGTGATTATGTAGAAAAAGGTGATGTGATCATTCGTTTGAATGACGATCAGCTAAACCAGCAGTTGCAACAAGCGGAAGCCGGATTAAAAATCAATGAAGCCCGCCTTAAGCAGGCAGATGCAAGCCTTGGTCAGTTAAATGCACAGTATAAAAGAACTAAACAACTTGCCGATAAGGAACTCAGCAGTGATCTGGAATTAGAACAGCTGCAAGCCCGGGTAGCATCAGCGGAAGCCGATGTTGAACTTGCCAAGGCTCAGCTGGATCAATCAAGGGCGCTGGTCGAAGAGAGAAGATCACAACTGGAAAGAACACTTATCAAAGCTCCGATATCTGGAAATCTGGGTCAAAGAAATGCCGAGATTGGCATGATGGCATCCCCAAGCACTCAGCTGTTTCTGATTGGAGATCTTAGCAAACTTCGCGTAGAGATTGTCCTCACGGAATCAATGCTTAACAAGATCGATGTGGGTCAAAGGGCAAGAATACTCACAACCGACAGAAATGGGCAAGACCAGTATATAGACGCAAAGGTTAGTCGTATTTCTCCATTCCTGAATGAAATTACCAGGAGTACAGAGGGTATTATTGAGGTAGACAATAAAAATGGTTTGCTCAGACCGGGAATGTTTGTACCGGTTGACGTTTATTTCGGTGAATCTGAGCAGGCTACACTGATCCCGGTCAGTGCACTTTATACCGATCCAAATACAGGCGAAGAAGGTATTTTTGTAGCTACTTCACTCGGATCTGAGATCCAGACTGTAAGTGATAACGGGAATAATAGCAGCTCAAATGTTCTTACAGAGGCCACTCCGGTTAAGTTTACTCCTATTGATGTAATAGCCCGTGGCCGAATGGAACTCGGGGTAGCGGGTGTGGAAAGTGGAAAGTGGATCGTGACCATTGGACAGGATCTCCTCTCAGAAGGTCGTAAGCAGGCTCGTATACGCACTATGAGCTGGGACCGCATTGTGAAGCTGCAGAACTTGCAGCGTGAAGATCTTCTGAAAGAGGTTATGGAGCAACGGAGTAATAACGAAGAACAAGTATCCCTTTAA
- a CDS encoding DNA-3-methyladenine glycosylase: MSSWTLKSLPPHDWFICLDIQSYFDHEHDPEKMFEEGFTRPVPVGDRDVIVTVFFNGDPEAPEFHIESSESLEKNEIGIANKHLAKILGTEMDLRPLYDKAANDPVLGDKLTDLYGLKRMTRANLFEDIINRIVEMQMNHKPTAKKMTFKIREAYGSALVHNGKPLPAWPRPFQLMKADPANIRKLGPTLRKGQYLVGLANDIVAGNVDIEHLENCDPQTCYEELTSIKGVGPTSGQDLLMMRGRTDAVFPSNRKSGEEKGLRRWIIHSYGADPHNTSEDQFQELIRNWKGFEASALEFLYVNWILTEKEKRAKSK, translated from the coding sequence ATGAGCAGCTGGACCCTAAAATCACTTCCCCCTCACGACTGGTTTATTTGTCTGGATATTCAGTCTTATTTCGATCATGAGCATGATCCCGAGAAGATGTTTGAGGAAGGATTTACCCGGCCGGTACCGGTTGGAGACCGAGATGTGATCGTAACGGTTTTCTTCAACGGAGACCCGGAGGCCCCTGAATTTCATATTGAAAGTAGCGAGTCACTGGAAAAGAATGAGATCGGGATCGCAAATAAGCATCTGGCTAAGATCCTCGGTACTGAAATGGATCTGAGGCCCCTTTATGATAAAGCAGCTAATGATCCGGTTCTGGGAGATAAGCTTACTGATCTGTATGGTTTAAAAAGAATGACCCGTGCTAACCTTTTTGAGGATATCATCAATCGTATCGTTGAGATGCAGATGAATCATAAGCCCACAGCAAAGAAAATGACCTTTAAGATCCGGGAGGCTTACGGATCTGCACTGGTACATAATGGGAAGCCGTTACCGGCATGGCCACGACCTTTTCAGCTTATGAAAGCGGACCCCGCAAATATCCGTAAACTGGGCCCGACATTAAGAAAGGGTCAGTACCTGGTCGGGCTTGCGAATGATATCGTAGCCGGCAATGTAGACATAGAGCACCTGGAAAACTGTGATCCACAGACCTGCTATGAAGAACTCACCAGTATCAAAGGAGTAGGTCCCACCTCCGGGCAGGATCTGCTCATGATGCGAGGGCGAACGGATGCAGTATTCCCAAGCAACAGGAAGTCAGGCGAAGAAAAAGGCTTAAGAAGATGGATCATCCACAGTTATGGTGCAGATCCACATAACACCAGCGAAGATCAATTTCAGGAATTGATCCGTAACTGGAAAGGATTTGAGGCCTCCGCCCTGGAGTTTCTTTACGTGAACTGGATCCTCACCGAAAAAGAGAAACGGGCTAAGAGTAAATAG
- a CDS encoding efflux RND transporter permease subunit, with amino-acid sequence MPITQTSVKRPIATSMVFLIIIVLGVVGFRYLPVDLLPPIEYPQLTIATEYPNVGPEEIEKIITEPVENALAGVPGVERVRSSSDEGSSRVTLEFAQEVNVDVAANDVRAALDRIRDNLPPEAEPPRIRKFDPNDFPIVIVGANSDKNLAELTTVLDREITKRFEQINGVGSIDIWGGINREVKVDIKRDRLIASGLSTAQVRQAIAAENANLPGGNVNSGTQQLYVRTLGEYESIDQIANTVITTVDGKPIRVKDVAEVKFDYQDLDRLVTIDEKPMVRFGIRKQTGANTVAVAEDIRKEVDLINAERTDLNLFVTTDQSEFIQNSIDNVQSSAIWGALLAIIVLYVFFRNGSSTFIIAVSIPISIIATFALLYFNDLTLNQMSFGGLALGVGLIVDNAIVVLENIIRLREEEGEDLETSALIGTKQVAGAIIASTLTTSVIFLPVVFMQTVSGLLFKQLALVVVFALACSLLVALTLVPMLSSRFLSVKEKSKNKKRGKFQVFFENLEKKYSNVVSNILGHRKIVFGVTLLLVGGATALVPLIPVELAPQSDADEIDIDLQMADGTNIAIQNLYLAELEEIVRATLPMDDVENLTTDVRDGRAEVEISMVPASERSQSTSVLADNIRKNVEGRIPGADIRVSAQSGLWILRRIFGSGGNEAVQLELRGFEIEKSYELAQQIKLEMEQIPGLVEVRVGRSEGRPEQRITFDREKIADLGLTVNDVAQVIQTNIGGSRAGNFRIGGDEYPITVRLRPEDRLSTLDLDNISIRTPDGQVLPVSAVIKKELARGPTGIGRINGQRVTNISANLEPGLALGDAVDRIRGELNNFNLPEGYSIVYSGEYQEQQEAAADFRLSIFMALILIYMVMAGQFERFLDPLVVMFSVPLAIIGVVPTLLLTGTTINIQSLMGMIMLVGIVVNNAIVLVDYINLMRREKGLSITESVVEAGRLRLRPILMTTLTTVLGLLPLSFGLGAGAEIQASLARVVIGGLTASTLVTLIFIPVVYVSVEELMEKLRAVSWNPFQGKEKVELAQSS; translated from the coding sequence ATGCCAATTACTCAAACTTCAGTAAAACGTCCTATTGCTACCTCGATGGTCTTTCTGATCATCATTGTACTCGGTGTTGTAGGTTTTCGTTATCTACCGGTAGATCTGCTTCCTCCTATTGAATATCCGCAGTTAACGATCGCTACTGAATATCCGAATGTAGGTCCCGAAGAAATTGAAAAGATCATAACCGAACCCGTTGAAAATGCCCTTGCAGGTGTTCCGGGTGTTGAGAGAGTCCGTTCATCTTCCGATGAAGGAAGTTCTCGTGTTACTCTGGAATTTGCCCAGGAAGTTAATGTGGATGTAGCTGCAAACGATGTTCGTGCAGCCTTAGATCGTATCCGTGATAACCTTCCACCGGAGGCAGAACCTCCCCGGATCCGTAAGTTTGATCCCAATGACTTTCCTATTGTGATAGTAGGGGCCAACTCAGATAAGAACCTGGCTGAACTGACTACCGTACTCGATCGCGAGATCACAAAGCGTTTTGAACAGATCAACGGTGTGGGCTCAATCGATATATGGGGCGGGATCAACCGTGAGGTAAAAGTCGATATTAAAAGAGACCGGTTGATCGCCAGTGGATTGTCAACAGCTCAGGTTCGTCAGGCTATTGCTGCTGAAAATGCCAATCTGCCGGGAGGTAATGTAAACTCCGGTACTCAGCAATTATATGTCCGTACACTGGGCGAATATGAGAGTATTGACCAGATCGCTAATACAGTGATCACTACTGTTGATGGTAAACCGATCCGGGTAAAAGACGTTGCTGAAGTTAAATTTGATTACCAGGATCTGGACCGGTTGGTCACTATTGATGAAAAACCTATGGTACGGTTCGGGATCCGTAAGCAGACCGGTGCCAACACGGTAGCAGTAGCTGAAGACATCCGAAAAGAAGTAGATCTGATCAATGCCGAGCGAACTGACCTTAATCTGTTTGTGACCACAGATCAGAGTGAATTCATACAGAATTCTATTGACAACGTTCAGTCTTCTGCAATTTGGGGTGCTCTTCTGGCGATCATTGTACTTTATGTATTCTTCCGCAACGGCTCTTCAACTTTCATCATCGCGGTTTCTATCCCCATTTCCATCATCGCTACATTTGCGTTGCTCTACTTCAATGATCTGACACTGAATCAGATGAGTTTCGGAGGGCTTGCGCTTGGTGTTGGATTGATCGTGGATAATGCCATTGTTGTACTTGAGAATATCATAAGGCTTCGTGAAGAAGAAGGTGAGGACCTTGAAACGAGTGCACTCATAGGTACCAAGCAGGTCGCCGGTGCCATTATTGCCTCTACTCTGACGACCTCTGTTATATTTCTGCCTGTAGTATTCATGCAGACTGTATCCGGGTTGTTATTTAAGCAGCTTGCACTCGTAGTGGTATTTGCCCTTGCCTGTTCTCTGCTGGTAGCCTTAACACTGGTTCCTATGTTATCCAGCCGCTTCCTTTCTGTTAAGGAAAAGTCGAAGAATAAAAAACGAGGTAAATTCCAGGTCTTTTTTGAGAATCTGGAAAAAAAGTATTCAAATGTGGTCAGTAATATACTGGGTCATCGAAAGATAGTATTCGGAGTAACCTTGTTGCTGGTTGGTGGTGCTACTGCACTTGTCCCGCTTATTCCGGTTGAACTTGCACCACAGTCCGATGCTGACGAGATCGACATTGATCTGCAGATGGCAGACGGTACCAATATCGCCATACAAAATCTGTATCTGGCGGAATTAGAGGAGATCGTTCGTGCTACCCTTCCGATGGATGACGTCGAGAACCTGACCACGGATGTCAGAGATGGACGCGCTGAAGTTGAGATCTCCATGGTTCCTGCATCCGAAAGATCCCAGAGCACTTCTGTACTAGCTGACAACATCCGAAAGAATGTAGAAGGCCGTATCCCGGGCGCTGATATCAGGGTATCAGCCCAGTCAGGACTCTGGATATTGAGAAGGATCTTCGGCTCCGGTGGAAATGAAGCAGTGCAGCTTGAGTTAAGAGGATTTGAGATCGAGAAGTCTTATGAACTGGCTCAGCAGATCAAACTTGAAATGGAACAGATCCCGGGACTTGTCGAAGTACGTGTGGGAAGGTCTGAAGGCCGCCCTGAACAAAGGATCACTTTCGATCGTGAAAAGATCGCTGACCTGGGGCTTACCGTAAATGATGTAGCACAGGTGATCCAAACGAATATCGGGGGAAGCCGAGCAGGCAACTTCCGAATCGGTGGCGACGAATATCCTATCACGGTCCGTTTACGTCCCGAGGACCGTCTAAGCACTCTGGATCTTGATAATATTTCAATCCGTACTCCGGACGGACAGGTACTGCCGGTATCCGCCGTGATTAAGAAAGAACTTGCCCGCGGACCTACAGGGATCGGAAGGATCAACGGACAGAGAGTAACTAATATTAGTGCAAACCTGGAGCCGGGACTGGCACTTGGAGATGCTGTTGACCGCATTCGCGGAGAATTGAATAACTTCAACCTGCCAGAAGGATACTCCATCGTATACAGTGGTGAATACCAGGAGCAGCAGGAAGCTGCAGCCGATTTCAGACTTTCGATCTTTATGGCACTCATCCTAATCTACATGGTGATGGCAGGACAGTTTGAACGATTCCTGGATCCTTTGGTAGTAATGTTTTCCGTACCCCTGGCAATTATCGGGGTCGTACCTACTTTGCTGCTTACCGGAACCACCATCAATATTCAAAGCCTGATGGGAATGATCATGTTGGTGGGTATTGTGGTAAACAACGCCATTGTACTGGTTGATTACATCAATCTGATGAGACGTGAAAAAGGACTAAGCATCACCGAATCGGTGGTTGAGGCCGGACGTCTCAGATTACGACCCATCCTAATGACCACCTTAACCACAGTACTTGGATTACTGCCGCTTTCATTCGGCCTGGGTGCCGGTGCTGAGATACAGGCTTCTCTGGCCAGAGTAGTGATCGGCGGACTAACTGCCTCAACTCTGGTAACTCTTATCTTCATACCGGTTGTCTATGTTAGCGTTGAAGAACTAATGGAAAAGCTGAGAGCCGTAAGCTGGAATCCATTTCAAGGCAAAGAGAAGGTCGAACTTGCACAGTCTTCCTGA